One genomic window of Microtus ochrogaster isolate Prairie Vole_2 chromosome 21, MicOch1.0, whole genome shotgun sequence includes the following:
- the C2cd4d gene encoding C2 calcium-dependent domain-containing protein 4D, with amino-acid sequence MWLLEKAGYRVRTSETGSRQAHSSLVPKRQAAGSPSRCNPNVLTPDRIPPFFIPPRLREPGGGEARVDRNPSGRNLPVVCSLPHLAGREGWAFLPESPHTRRRESLFHVPRGLAAGLAPAQSRLHGSAPDLRLCRAPDSDTASSPDSSPCGSPCAPRPHSLSPDEASSADTSPFAPRRAPPLFHLDFLCCQLRPTKDSVLRLGPRGGQLRLSTEYQAGPGRLRLRLVSAEGLPQPRARPGSGGGGCCVVLRLQPRVRPRAQRSRVVQGSSNPIFNEDFFFEGLGPPDLASRSLRAKVLDRGAGLRRDVLLGECETPLIALLPPLAGGLGPGSSLAPGHLSL; translated from the coding sequence ATGTGGCTCTTGGAGAAAGCCGGCTATAGGGTGAGGACCTCAGAGACCGGGTCAAGGCAGGCGCACTCCAGCCTGGTCCCCAAGCGCCAGGCCGCTGGCTCGCCCTCGCGCTGCAACCCCAACGTCCTCACCCCCGACCGCATCCCGCCGTTCTTCATTCCGCCTCGGCTCCGGGAGCCCGGCGGCGGCGAGGCCAGGGTGGACCGCAACCCGAGCGGCCGGAACCTCCCGGTCGTCTGCTCGCTGCCGCACCTGGCGGGCCGCGAGGGCTGGGCCTTCCTGCCCGAGAGCCCGCACACGCGCCGCCGCGAGTCCCTGTTCCACGTGCCGCGCGGCCTGGCTGCAGGCCTGGCCCCGGCGCAGTCGCGGCTGCACGGCTCGGCCCCGGACCTCCGCCTCTGCCGGGCCCCGGACAGCGACACGGCCTCGTCGCCCGACTCGTCTCCCTGCGGCTCCCCGTGCGCGCCTAGGCCGCACTCCCTGTCCCCCGACGAGGCGAGCTCGGCCGACACCAGTCCGTTCGCACCGCGCCGCGCGCCGCCGCTCTTCCACCTGGACTTTCTCTGCTGCCAGCTGCGGCCGACCAAGGACAGCGTCCTGCGCCTGGGGCCCCGCGGCGGGCAGCTGCGCCTGTCCACCGAGTACCAGGCAGGGCCCGGGCGACTGCGGCTGCGCCTGGTGAGCGCCGAAGGGCTGCCTCAGCCGCGGGCCCGGCCCgggagcggcggcggcggctgctgcGTGGTGTTGCGGCTGCAGCCACGTGTTAGGCCGCGAGCTCAGAGGAGCCGCGTGGTCCAGGGCAGCTCCAACCCCATCTTCAATGAAGACTTCTTCTTCGAAGGGCTGGGCCCGCCAGATCTGGCCTCCCGCAGTCTGAGGGCCAAGGTGTTGGATAGGGGTGCGGGGTTGCGCAGGGACGTGCTGCTGGGGGAGTGTGAGACTCCCCTCATCGCCCTGCTGCCCCCCCTGGCTGGGGGTCTAGGCCCAGGGTCCTCCCTGGCACCTGGGCATCTCAGCCTGTAG